GCGCTCGCGCTGGCCCTGATCGTCGCGCTGGCCATAGCTGTCGCCGCGCCCGTAGCTGTCGCGTGCGCCATATTGATCGCGGCCACCGCGGTCACCGTCGCGGTCGAACGCGCCGGCGGCCTGGTAGTCGCGCGCGCTCGAATAGCTGCCGGAGCGTCCCGAGCCATAGTCGCGGCCGTAATCCTGAGTCTCGCTGCGACCGTAATAGTCGTCCTGCGGGTTCGTCCCGCGCGGATAGCGTTCATTGCCCATGATATTTCTCCTGCGTCTGACACGGTCGCGCCCCGCTTTGCGGCGTCGCGACGGTAAGAAGGGAAAGCTGATCCAGCGCAGTTCGTTCCTGTTGTTGCGGAGCCGCAACGGTATTTCATCTTGGCTCTGCCCCACCCCGCCGTTCGTAGATCACGTCAGCGAATTTCCGTCGGCGGCGATAAGGGCTGTTGCGTCGCTCGCGCATCGCGTTTAAGGGCGGCGCTCTCGGCATTTGCCGGGCTTGGCGGGCGGGGCTGTAGCTCAGATGGGAGAGCGCTGCAATCGCACTGCAGAGGTCAGGGGTTCGATTCCCCTCAGCTCCACCACCCGCCGCCCATGACATCGATGCCATCCGAAGCGCCTGACGCGATCCCCGCCGCAACGCTGATCGTGATGCGCGACCGCGTCGGTGGCGATCCCGACATCCTGCTGGTCGAGCGTGCCGGCGCCATGGCGTTTGCGCCCGGCGCGATGGTCTTTCCCGGCGGACGCGTCGACCCGGCCGACCACGCCTTCGCGCGCTTGCTGGGATGCGACGACCTCGACGAAGCCGCCGCGCGCATTGCGGCGATCCGCGAGACGATCGAGGAAGCCGGCCTCCCGATCGGCCTTGCCGCCATGCCCGATGCCGCGGCGCTCGCGACGTTGCGGGCCGCGCTGCGGGACGGCACGCCGTTCGCCGCGGCGCTCGCCGCGATCGGCGCCGTGCTCGCCCCGGCGGAGCTCGTCGCCTTCTCGCGCTGGCGGCCGGATCACAGCCCGGTGCGTCGCTTCGACACGCGCTTCTACCTCGCACGCCTGCCCGCCGGTGCACCGGCCGCGCAGGTGGACGGTACCGAGAACGTGCGGCTGTGCTGGGCCAGTGCGCGTGCGATACTCGCCGACGCCGATGCGGGGCGATTGTCGATCATCTTTCCGACCCGACGCAACCTGGAGCGGCTTGCCCTGTTTGCCGATCATGCCGCGGCGGTGACGCAGGCGCGCGCCATCCCGGTGCGCACGGTGGTGCCGTGGACCGAATGGCGCGACGGGAAGGAATATCTCTGCATTCCGGACGACCTCGGCTACCCCGTGACCGCGCAGCCGGTCGGCGACGTCCGGCGCGGATAGCGCGCGCGATCCGCCGCGGTGTCGGTTGCGGCGTCGCGATCGTGCTGCTCGCCGCGGTTGCGCTGGTCGTCTGGGGCAGCGTGCGCGGCCGTCCGCAGGATCTGCCGTGGACGCCGCTCGATCTCGGCCAGCCGATCGGCCTGTTCACCGGGCGCAAGCTCACCGCGCTGACCGGCGATGCTGCCGCCTGTCGCACGCTCCTGACGCAGGCCGGGGTCCGTTACACCGCGCTGCCCGCGCGACACGAACGCCAGTGCGGCTACGACGATGCGGTGCGCCTCGCCCGCGGGGCTGCGCGCACAACCGCCTTCGCGCCCGCCGACGTCGGCATCGCGTGCCCGGTGGCCGCGGCGATGGTGATGTGGGAATGGGATGTGCTCGCCCCTGCGGCGCGCCGCCACTTCGGGGCGCGGGTCGTTCAGGTGGATCATTTCGGCAGCTATTCGTGCCGGCGCCTCTACGGCCGCGACGCCGGCGCATGGAGCGAGCACGCCACGGCCGACGCGATCGACATTGCCGGTTTCCGCCTCTCCGATGGCACGCGGATCAGCGTCGCGCGCGACTGGACCGCAACGGGCCGCAGTGCCGAAAAGGCGGCGTTCCTCCGCGAGGTCCGCGACGGCGCCTGCCGCTTGTTCGCGACCGTCCTGTCACCCGATTACAACGCCGCGCACCGCGACCATTTCCACCTCGATCAGGCCGCCCGTGGCGCCGCCGGGTGGCGCGCATGTCGCTGATCCGCCTCGATGCTGCCGCGCCGCAGGGTCGTGAGGATATGTGGCAGGCGCTGCTTGCGGCGCTCGGCGCACCCGAGTGGCATGGCCCCAATCTCGACGCGCTCTACGACGGGCTGGTGGCCGGCGAGAACCGTGTCCGTCCCCCGCTCACGGTCGAGATCGCCGCCACGCGCCATCTTCCCGTCGCACTGCTCGCCGATCTCACACGCGTCCGGATCGTCTTCGAGGACGCGGCGCGCGACACCGGCCTGCCGATCACGCTCGGCCTCGTCCAGGTTGCTCAGTGCGGCAGCGCGGCGGTGTCGACCTTCTCGACCCAATGCGGAAAGAACGCCGGCTGGCGCGACGACCATCCCGACGCGGTTGCCGCCGCCTCGCTGATCGACTGCAACAGCTTGCGTCGCAATTCCGGGTGCAGATGCGGCATCGCCGCCGCGGCGCAGAAGGCCGAGGGCAGCCATGGCCGAACCTTCGCGCCGACCAGTCGCTCGAAGAGGAAACGGAACGCCGAGAAGGAGGTGATCCGCCCCTGCCCCAGATCGAACCCGGCCAACGTCACCAGTGGCGCCAGCACCTGCTCGGCAGCATCCAGACCGCTGTCGTCGGGAACCAGCGCACGTAGCTCCGGCAAGCGCCGGTAATGCTGCGCCTGTGCGCGGATGCTCGCCGCCTCCACCACATCGCGCGACCAGCGTACCAGCGCGTCCTCGCGATCAAGTCCGATGTCGAGGCTCCGGCGGATGTACCGCTGCGTCGCGGCCGGGAAGGTCGCGAACTCCTTCATTTCGGCCAGCGTCATCGCGCCCTCGGCCGCCTTCATCCGTCCCATCGCCACACCCCGCCGCGTAGATCCAACGGTCGGAAGAATGCACCACAGTGGTTAACACTTGGCTTAACGATGCTGTCTTCCGACCGTCACAGATCAACACGGCGACTGCCGCACCGCAATATGGATGCGACGAAGCGAGTTACATTGGCAGGAAAGGTCCCCATATGCAGCAAACGGGCAACATTCGGTCACGCCTTCGTGTCACGCGTCGCGCTGACGCTCCGCCTCTTCGGCAGCATCGAAGCCCGACGACGGTGCCGGTTCGCTGCGACCGGGCTGGGTGATCGAGACTGGATCGGAGGCGTCCATCGTCTCGTCCAGTCCCTCGTCCAGCCGCGCATCCTCGCTGCTCGGATGCTTGCGCAGCCGTTTGTCGATCGAGCGGTCCTGCCCGGCATCCTGACGCGCATCTCTCGATCCGCCGGCATTACCGGCCTCGGGCGCAACCGACAGGCTGTCGAGCGCGCGGTCGTCGATCGGGCTCTCTTCGGTCATCATACCCTCCTGGTCCGGAAACATTCTGTCGTACCCAAACGCCGCACCCCGCCCGCCGTTCCTAGGCGGGATCGACGTTCGGCGCCTGACGAATGCCGGGCTGTTCGCCCATGAAGATTATCCCTCTTTCAGGGCGCACTGCGCTCGTACGATCGGGCAGGTCCACGACCTTTACCCGTCGTTGCGAGCGTAGCGAAGCAATCCGGCGTTCCGCGCGACATCTTGGATTGCTTCGCTACGCTCGTAATGCGGCGCTTGCGGGGAACCCGCGGAATACCGATCGGTCCAGGTGTTTAGCGCCGACATTCCTCGCTCATCGGCAGCGGCGGTCGCCCCCGTGAAGCTGACCGACACAACGGTCAGACCGCGCGCGATCGCGACGCGTCACGCCGCGCGCCGGCCAGGGGCGAAGCCGCTCGCGCTCATGGCCGGCGAACCAGCCAAGCGCCGGGTCAACTCCGGTACGCGCCTTCGATTCCGGCGATAAGCGACGCCGCAGCGACCTAGTCGACGCGGACGACGCGCACCTGTTGCTCCCACAGCATCGCGGTGCCGAAGATCGTCATGAACGCGATGTCGGTCGCGTCGCGGCCAACGCCGACCCGCGCCATCTCGTCGGCGCGCGCCATCCCGGTCGCGTCGACCAGATGCCAACTCCCGTCCAGCCACAATTCGGCAGCGGCATGAAAATCGGGCGGGTCGACGCCGGGCGCATAGACCGACACACACCGCGCCGGAATCTCCGCCGCCCGGGCCAGCGTCACCAGCAGGTGCGCGTAATCACGGCACACCCCGCGCCGCTCGGCAAAGGTATGCAGCGCCCCGCCACCGATCGGCCCGGGCGCATATTCCAGATTGGTGCGGACCCACTCCGCCAGCGCGACAGCCAGCGCGCCGCCGTACAGCCCGGCGAACGTGCGGCGCACGAAGTTCTCGAAGCGGTCCGACTCGCAATAGCGGCTCGGGAAGAGGTACGGGATCGTCGCCGCCGGCAAGTACGCCGCCGGGGTCGCGGGCAGCCTGTCGATGTGGATGGTCGGCCGGTCGATCACCACGGTCGCGGCATAGCGCGCGACCAGCCGCCGCTCGCCACGCGCCCAACAGCGTTGCCCGATCCCGTCCTCGCCGGCAACGGCGCGGATCGGATGGTCGGATTCGACGACAAGCGATTGCGTCTCCAGCCGCTGGTCGGGCTGTGCTGCCACTTCGATCTGGAGCAGCACGTCGGCCGGGGCCGGAAAACCATAGTCCAGTACGGCTTCGATCGAGAGGCGCATCGCCGCCGTTTCCTTGCAGTTCGAGTGATCGGGACCGAAAATAAGAAAAGGGCCCGGCGGTCACCCGCCGAGCCCTCGTCGTGTTACGTCACTCAATCCCGCGGATCAGTTGCGGTTCCCGCCGAACAGCCGGAGAATGAACAGGAACATGTTGATGAAGTCGAGGTACAGGCTCAGCGCCGACATCACGACCGCCTTGCCGACCATCTCCGGACCATAGCCCGCAACCTGGAAATACAGGCTCTTGGTGCGCTGGGTGTCATAGGCGGTGAGGCCCGCGAACAGCAGCACGCCAACCAGCGAGATCATCAGGCCCAGCGGACCGGAGTTGACGAACATGTTGATCAGGCTCGCGACGATCAGGCCGACGAGGCCGATGATCAGGAACGTGCCGAATGCCGACAGATCGCGCTTCGTCGTATAGCCGTATAGGCTCAGCGCCGCGAAGCCTGCCGCGGTGGCGGCGAATGCCTGCGCGATGGCGATCGGCGAATAGACGAAGAAGATCGACGACAGCGACAGGCCCATCGCGACCGCGAAGCCCCAGAACATCGCCTTGAGGGTCGAGGTCGAGAACTTGCCCTGACCGAAGCTCATCGCGAACACGAAGCCGAGCGGCGCCAGCGCGACGACCCAGCGAAGCGGCGTACCGAACACCGCCTGGGCATAGCCGGACAGCGCGAACGCCAGTGCCACGATGCCGGTCAACAACACGCCCGAAGCCATGTAATTGTAGACGGACAGCATGTACGACCGCAGGCCGGCGTCACGCGCCTCCGTGCGGGTGCCCGAAGCGGTCCCGCCGAACGGGGCAGCGGAGGGCCGGGGATCGGACCAATTGGCCATTGTCTCTTTGCTCCTTCATCCGAACGAATGGGTCGGATACGGGGAATATCGCGCGTCGGCTCCCGCTTTTCAAGCGACCCCGCCGATGCATCCGGTCCAGCAAAGGTTCGTTACAGCGCCATGCACCGCCTTTTCGTCGCCCTGCGCCCGCCGCCCGCGGTCCGCGCCCTGTTGCTCGACGCGATGGGCGGCGTGCCGGGCGCGCGTTGGCAGGACGACGAGCAGTTGCACATCACGGTGCGTTTCATCGGGGAGGTCGACCGGCGCCATGCCGAGGACATCGCCGCCGCGCTGGCCGCGGTCGCCGCGCCGGCGCCGGGCGTGCGGATCGACGGCGTTGGCACCTTCGATCGGCGCGGGCGAGTCGACACGCTCTGGGCGCGCGTCGGCCCCGCCGATCCGCTCGCCGCGCTTCACCGGAAGGTCGACCAGGCGCTCGCGCGAGCGGCGGTCGCGCCCGACCCGCGCCGCTACCTCCCGCATGTAACGCTCGCCCGGTTCTCGCGCACCGCTGCCGACCCGGCTGCGATCGAGCGTTGGGTCGCCGATCACGCCGCGCTCGCGTCGCCCACCTTCGCGCTGTCGCACCTCATGCTCTACGAAAGCGTCCTCGCGCACGACGGCGCCCGCTACGAAGCGATCGCACGCTGGCCGCTGGACCCCGCCTGAAAGCGATCAGGGCTGCGGCACCGCATCCTTCACCAACGCCAGCAACCGGTCGCGCTTGTCGAGCAGCGCCGCCATCTCTCCGGTCGCGGCCGTGCGCCCTGCCATCGCGCGCTCCAGCCGCTCGCGCGCAGCGGGCGTGATCTCGCCCAGCCGGCCGGCGATCTCCTCCATCTCCGGCATCCGCGCCCAGCAATCGAGCACCACGTCGCATCCGGCCGCGATCGCGCCCGCCGCCTTGTCGCCAGCCGATCCGCTCAGCGCCTTCATGTCGATGTCGTCGGTCATCAGCAGCCCGTCGAAGCCGATCCGCCCGCGGATCACTTCCTCGATCACCACCGGCGACAACGTCGCGGGCCGCTCCGCGTCCCACGCCTGATAGACGATGTGGCTGGTCATCCCCATCGGCGCGTGCGCCAGCGTGCGGAACGGCGCGATATCCGCTTCCAGCTCGGCGGCCGATGCCGTTACCGTCGGCAGGTGGTAATGCGTGTCGAGCGACGCGCGTCCGTGCCCCGGCATGTGCTTGACGATGCCGACCACCCCGCCGGCGGCGAGCCCTTCCAGCGTCGCACGCCCCATGGCCGCGACCCGCTTCGGCTCGTGCCCGAACACGCGACAGGTGATCGCCTCGGTCGTCCCTTCGCGTGCGACATCGAGGATCGGATGGCAGTCGACGGTGATCCCGACCTCCGACAGCATCAGCCCCAGCGCATGGCCGTTGGCGCGCGCCGCCTCGATCCCCGACATCGGCGCGAGCTCATAGAGCGCGTCGAACTCAGGGCCGGCCGGGAACACCGGCCATTCCGGCGGCCCAAGCCGGGCGACGCGCCCGCCTTCCTGGTCGACGAGGATAGCGACATCGTCGCGCCCTTCCAGTTCACGCACCGAATCGGTCAGCGCCCGCAGCTGCGCACGCGTCTCGATGTTGCGGCGGAACAGAATGTAGCCGGCAGGACGCATCGCAGCGAAGAAAACGCGTTCCGCCGCAGTCAGGACGGGGCCGGACAGGCCGAAGATGACAGGCTTCATGCCCGCATCTTTACGGCGGAACAGCGCCGTGAGGAAATGGCTTTGGAACCGCGCCGTGCCAGCCTAGGGTTCGGGCTCAATCAGGGTGGGGTCTTGGAGGAGCGGATCTAGGCGCCGGGCCAATGCAAGAAGGGAGTGATGCTTTGCATCGTCACCGACGCGCGACACCGTACGCCGCCCGGATCCGTTACCGCCGAAGACGGTCGCCCGTGGAAGGCGGTTCAGCGTGTTGCTTGCCTGCATGTGGCGGTGCGTAGCGACGGTGCTGCGCTCCTCGTCGGGCGGCCTTCCGCGGCGATCACGGCCCCCCGCCTGATCGGGTGTGTGCCCTGGCAAGGTCGGTAACGGAGGATCACGGATGCGCGTTTCGGGTTGCTGGGCTTGCCTGTTCGTCACGATGCTCGCCACGCCTGCCTTCGCGCAGGATGCGCCTCCGCCGGCCGATCCCGGCGCGCTGCAATCGACCACGCCGGATGATGTCCCTCCGCCGATCGTGCCGACGCGCATCCAGATCGGCGCTGGCCCGCAATGGCAGCCATGGTTCCCCGGCGACGACCAGCGGCGGCTCAGCCCGTGGTTCAGCCTGTCACGCGCGCGGGGCGACACGCCGTTCGCGTTCGGCGCGCCCGACGACGGCACCAACCTGACGTTGCTCCGCCGCGGCACCACCGAATTCGCAATCGCGGTGCGCCGCGAAGGTCGTCGGCGCGGTGGCGACCTCGTCCCCGGCCTGCCCGGCGTCGGCCGCACGCTCGAACTCGGCGGATCGGTGGAAACGTGGTTCAGCGACAATGTGCGCGGGCGCGGCGACGTGCGCAAAGGCATCAACGGCCACAACGGCTGGGCCAGCCAGCTCGGCATGGACTATGTACGGCGCGACGGCGATCGCTGGCTGGTCTCGCTCGGGCCGCGCGTACTGCTGGGTGACGGGCGCTATCAGCGCGCGTGGTTCGGCGTCGACGACCGCGCCGCCGCGGCGACGGGGCTTCAGCAATATACCCCCAAGGCGGGGCTACGCTCGGTCGCGGCGACCGGCAGCGCGTCGATGGAGATCACGTCGCACTGGGGGATCGAGGGGCAGGTCACCTACGAGCGGCTGGTGGGCGACGCCGCGCATTCGCCGATCATCCGCCGCGCCGATTCGGCGACGCAGCTACAGGTCGCGATCGGGCTGCATTATACCTTCTCGGTGCGGCTGCCCGACCGCGGGATCTTCCGCCTCATCCGGTGACGAAGCAATTCTCGCCCGCCAGCTTCAGCCGCGCGCACAGGTCGCCCGCCGCCGCGGCGTTGCCGGCGTCGACCCGGAGCCGATAGACGGTGCGTCCCTTCACCACCGCCGGCTGCACGACCTTGTTGAGGGTCGCGACATAGCCGAAGCGACGTGCGATCTGGCTCCATGCGCTATTGGCGACCGCTTCGCTGGGGAAGGCGCCCAGTTGCACCAACGCCCCGCCCGATGCCGAGCCGGGCACGTGCGCCGCGGGGGCGCCGACCGGGCGTTGCGCGCGTAGCGGGGCGCTCGCCTGCGGCACCGCGACGCTGGCCGACGCGCTGCCGGAGGCGGTGGCGCTCGGCGTCGCCACCGGTGCGGTGGCGCGCGCGACCGGCGCCTCGGGCACCTGCGCCAGATCGATCGCCGCATCGGTGTGGCTGCCGGCGCTCGCCGCGATCGCCGAATCGCCTTCGCCGATCACCTTCATCCCGCCCGGTTCGTCGGGGCGCACCTTATAGTCGCCCGCCGGTGCCGCGATCAGTCGCCCGTCGCCGCCGCTGGCGTCGAACTTCCACTTGTACAGCCCGAACAGGATCGCGGCGAGCAGCAGCAGCCCGATCGTGACCAGCGCCACGATCCGCCCGACCGGCACCGCATAGGGATCGTCGGCCTCGACGGTATCGAGCCACGGCAGGCGATCCGCGTCGCTCATCCGGCCGATCGGCTCCCCCTCACGCATCAGTGCATCTCCGCAACCGCCTCCACCCCCATGATGGCGAGACCGTTGCGGATAATCTGCCCGATCGCCGCCGCCAAGGACAGTCGCGCGGCGGTGACGGCGTGATCGTCGGGCACCAGGAAGCGGCGATCCGGGCGGTCGTTGCCGGCATTCCACAGTGCATGGAATTCGGCGGCAAGATCATAAAGATAAAAGGCGATCCGGTGCGGCTCGCGCGCCGCCGCGGCGGTCTCCACCACCCGTGGGAACTGGCTGGCCAACCGCACCAGCGCCAGCTCCTCCGTATCAAGCCGGGACAGATCGGCGCTCTCCGCCGCGATCCCGGCCTCGGCGGCGCGGCGATGCAGCGAATGGACGCGGGCGTGCGCGTATTGAACGTAGAAGACCGGGTTCTCCTTCGACGCCTCGACCACCTTGGCGAAGTCGAAGTCCATCTGCGCGTCCGACCGCCGCGTCAGCATCGTGAAGCGCACCACGTCCTTGCCGACCTCGCGCACCACGTCGGCCAGCGTCACGAAATTGCCCGCGCGCTTCGACATCTTCACCGGCTCGCCGCCGCGCAGCAGCCGCACCATCTGCACCAGCTTCACGTCGAAGCGCGTCTTGCCGTCGGTCAGCGCCGCCACCGCCGCCTGGATGCGCTTCACCGTGCCGGCGTGATCCGCGCCCCAGATGTCGATCAGCTGGTCGGCGCGCTCTGCCTTCTGGAAGTGATACGCCATGTCCGCACCGAAATAGGTCCAGCTGCCGTTCGACTTGCGGATCGGCCGATCCTGATCGTCGCCGTACCTGGTGGAGCGGAACAACGGCAGCTCGACCGGCTCCCAATCCTCCGGCGTGTCACCCTTCGGCGCCTCCAGCACGCCGTCGTAGATCAGGTCGCGCGCGCGCAGTACCGCCTCGGCCGCCTCGGGCTTGCCCGCCGCCTGCAATTCCGCTTCCGACGAGAAGAGGTCGTGGTGGATGCCCAGCAGCGCCAGGTCGTCCTTGATCAGCACCAGCATCGCCGCCACCGCGCGGGTGCGGAACAGCGCCAGCCACTCGTCCTCCGGCGCGGCGGCGTAGCGATCGCCGAATTCCTGCGCCAGCGCCTGCCCGACCGGGACCAGATAGTCGCCGGGATACAGCCCCTCCGGAATGGCGCCGACATCCTCGCCGAGCGCCTCGCGGTACCGAACGTGCGCCGACCGCGCGAGCACGTCGACCTGCCCGCCGGCGTCGTTGACGTAATATTCGCGGATCACCTTGTTTCCGGCGAATTCCAGCAGGCTGGCGAGTGCGTCGCCAACCACCGCGCCGCGGCAATGCCCCATGTGCATCGGCCCGGTCGGGTTGGCGGAGACATATTCGATGTTCACCGTCACGCCCTGCCCGCGTGCCGAGCGCCCGTAATCCGCACCCTCGCCGCCGATCGTCGCGATTTCGGCGCGCCAGACATCGTCGTGCAGCCGCAGGTTGATGAACCCCGGCCCCGCCACCGACACCTCTGCCACTTCCGGCAACGCGCGCAACTCGCCCGCCAGCGCCTCGGCCAGCACGCGCGGGTTGGTGCCGGCAGGCTTTGCCAGCACCATCGCCGCGTTGGTCGCGAGGTCGCCGTGCGTCGCATCGCGCGGCGGCTCGACCGTCACGTTGCGGCGATCGAGGTCGGCGGGCAGCGTGCCCGCGGCGGTCAGCGCATCGAGCGCGGCATCCACATAAGCGGTGAAACGGGTGAAAAGCGTCATGCCGCCGCGCTTAGCCGAAGGGCGATCCGGACGCAAAATCCGTGAAGGCACCGTGCAGCAACTGCAACGACGAATGCGTCACGCGCAGTTGCGATGGTGCGACGCAACATGGATGCTGCACCGCATCAATCGTAGACAGGGAAGATAGACCGATGCGCTCGCTGACCATCCTCGCCGCCGCCGCCGCCGTCCTGCTGCCCGCCACTGCATTTGCTGCGACCGGGGAGCGCAGCTTCACGCGCGACGGTCACACCTATGTCTATACCCTCACCCCGAACGACGACGGCACCACGCTGATCCAGGGGCATGAGGTCGGCAGCGATTCGCGCTTCCGCCTCACCGTCAACGGCACGCGCGTCTCCGGCCAGGCCAACGGCCGCACCGTCTCGTTCCGCGCCAGCCGCC
The genomic region above belongs to Sphingomonas phyllosphaerae 5.2 and contains:
- a CDS encoding NUDIX domain-containing protein; protein product: MPSEAPDAIPAATLIVMRDRVGGDPDILLVERAGAMAFAPGAMVFPGGRVDPADHAFARLLGCDDLDEAAARIAAIRETIEEAGLPIGLAAMPDAAALATLRAALRDGTPFAAALAAIGAVLAPAELVAFSRWRPDHSPVRRFDTRFYLARLPAGAPAAQVDGTENVRLCWASARAILADADAGRLSIIFPTRRNLERLALFADHAAAVTQARAIPVRTVVPWTEWRDGKEYLCIPDDLGYPVTAQPVGDVRRG
- a CDS encoding extensin family protein; translated protein: MLLAAVALVVWGSVRGRPQDLPWTPLDLGQPIGLFTGRKLTALTGDAAACRTLLTQAGVRYTALPARHERQCGYDDAVRLARGAARTTAFAPADVGIACPVAAAMVMWEWDVLAPAARRHFGARVVQVDHFGSYSCRRLYGRDAGAWSEHATADAIDIAGFRLSDGTRISVARDWTATGRSAEKAAFLREVRDGACRLFATVLSPDYNAAHRDHFHLDQAARGAAGWRACR
- a CDS encoding transglutaminase-like domain-containing protein, translating into MRLSIEAVLDYGFPAPADVLLQIEVAAQPDQRLETQSLVVESDHPIRAVAGEDGIGQRCWARGERRLVARYAATVVIDRPTIHIDRLPATPAAYLPAATIPYLFPSRYCESDRFENFVRRTFAGLYGGALAVALAEWVRTNLEYAPGPIGGGALHTFAERRGVCRDYAHLLVTLARAAEIPARCVSVYAPGVDPPDFHAAAELWLDGSWHLVDATGMARADEMARVGVGRDATDIAFMTIFGTAMLWEQQVRVVRVD
- a CDS encoding Bax inhibitor-1 family protein, with the translated sequence MANWSDPRPSAAPFGGTASGTRTEARDAGLRSYMLSVYNYMASGVLLTGIVALAFALSGYAQAVFGTPLRWVVALAPLGFVFAMSFGQGKFSTSTLKAMFWGFAVAMGLSLSSIFFVYSPIAIAQAFAATAAGFAALSLYGYTTKRDLSAFGTFLIIGLVGLIVASLINMFVNSGPLGLMISLVGVLLFAGLTAYDTQRTKSLYFQVAGYGPEMVGKAVVMSALSLYLDFINMFLFILRLFGGNRN
- the thpR gene encoding RNA 2',3'-cyclic phosphodiesterase — encoded protein: MHRLFVALRPPPAVRALLLDAMGGVPGARWQDDEQLHITVRFIGEVDRRHAEDIAAALAAVAAPAPGVRIDGVGTFDRRGRVDTLWARVGPADPLAALHRKVDQALARAAVAPDPRRYLPHVTLARFSRTAADPAAIERWVADHAALASPTFALSHLMLYESVLAHDGARYEAIARWPLDPA
- a CDS encoding glycoside hydrolase family 3 N-terminal domain-containing protein yields the protein MKPVIFGLSGPVLTAAERVFFAAMRPAGYILFRRNIETRAQLRALTDSVRELEGRDDVAILVDQEGGRVARLGPPEWPVFPAGPEFDALYELAPMSGIEAARANGHALGLMLSEVGITVDCHPILDVAREGTTEAITCRVFGHEPKRVAAMGRATLEGLAAGGVVGIVKHMPGHGRASLDTHYHLPTVTASAAELEADIAPFRTLAHAPMGMTSHIVYQAWDAERPATLSPVVIEEVIRGRIGFDGLLMTDDIDMKALSGSAGDKAAGAIAAGCDVVLDCWARMPEMEEIAGRLGEITPAARERLERAMAGRTAATGEMAALLDKRDRLLALVKDAVPQP
- a CDS encoding MipA/OmpV family protein translates to MRVSGCWACLFVTMLATPAFAQDAPPPADPGALQSTTPDDVPPPIVPTRIQIGAGPQWQPWFPGDDQRRLSPWFSLSRARGDTPFAFGAPDDGTNLTLLRRGTTEFAIAVRREGRRRGGDLVPGLPGVGRTLELGGSVETWFSDNVRGRGDVRKGINGHNGWASQLGMDYVRRDGDRWLVSLGPRVLLGDGRYQRAWFGVDDRAAAATGLQQYTPKAGLRSVAATGSASMEITSHWGIEGQVTYERLVGDAAHSPIIRRADSATQLQVAIGLHYTFSVRLPDRGIFRLIR
- a CDS encoding SPOR domain-containing protein, whose protein sequence is MREGEPIGRMSDADRLPWLDTVEADDPYAVPVGRIVALVTIGLLLLAAILFGLYKWKFDASGGDGRLIAAPAGDYKVRPDEPGGMKVIGEGDSAIAASAGSHTDAAIDLAQVPEAPVARATAPVATPSATASGSASASVAVPQASAPLRAQRPVGAPAAHVPGSASGGALVQLGAFPSEAVANSAWSQIARRFGYVATLNKVVQPAVVKGRTVYRLRVDAGNAAAAGDLCARLKLAGENCFVTG
- the argS gene encoding arginine--tRNA ligase encodes the protein MTLFTRFTAYVDAALDALTAAGTLPADLDRRNVTVEPPRDATHGDLATNAAMVLAKPAGTNPRVLAEALAGELRALPEVAEVSVAGPGFINLRLHDDVWRAEIATIGGEGADYGRSARGQGVTVNIEYVSANPTGPMHMGHCRGAVVGDALASLLEFAGNKVIREYYVNDAGGQVDVLARSAHVRYREALGEDVGAIPEGLYPGDYLVPVGQALAQEFGDRYAAAPEDEWLALFRTRAVAAMLVLIKDDLALLGIHHDLFSSEAELQAAGKPEAAEAVLRARDLIYDGVLEAPKGDTPEDWEPVELPLFRSTRYGDDQDRPIRKSNGSWTYFGADMAYHFQKAERADQLIDIWGADHAGTVKRIQAAVAALTDGKTRFDVKLVQMVRLLRGGEPVKMSKRAGNFVTLADVVREVGKDVVRFTMLTRRSDAQMDFDFAKVVEASKENPVFYVQYAHARVHSLHRRAAEAGIAAESADLSRLDTEELALVRLASQFPRVVETAAAAREPHRIAFYLYDLAAEFHALWNAGNDRPDRRFLVPDDHAVTAARLSLAAAIGQIIRNGLAIMGVEAVAEMH